A stretch of the Rodentibacter haemolyticus genome encodes the following:
- a CDS encoding NmrA family NAD(P)-binding protein, whose product MSKILITGAGGAVGSVSDLIIKHLVEKGHDVRAFMRPTNKKDKDIAAMGVEVFKGDLLNLHDVAKAVEGVDIVYFSMSLNPYYADAYIIMMEACRRQGNIKALINLSEYEQTFMGYDEMVQEPTARTMFLGGGVSDWSPQQRAHWVSERALEWSDLPYVNIHANVFVENPIFSWFSLGTIVQERAFEVPFNDEKMAPISAPDLAEAVANIMDNVEVHISKSYALTGDELVSMADLAQMYSDIFGFEVQYRYLDKDQWAEKYLGILRDNNQLHTEAHLKQLLKLLTSPKYNSHTTDTLATLLGHKPKGIRYALENLPRIVEIKQQLAG is encoded by the coding sequence ATGAGCAAAATTTTAATTACAGGTGCAGGTGGTGCAGTAGGTTCAGTCAGCGATTTAATCATCAAGCATTTGGTCGAGAAAGGTCACGATGTGCGTGCTTTTATGCGTCCAACCAACAAAAAAGATAAAGACATTGCAGCAATGGGTGTGGAAGTATTCAAAGGCGATTTGCTGAATTTGCACGACGTGGCGAAAGCGGTGGAAGGCGTGGATATTGTTTATTTCAGTATGAGCCTGAACCCATACTACGCTGATGCCTATATCATTATGATGGAAGCCTGCCGCCGACAAGGTAACATTAAGGCATTAATTAACCTGTCTGAATACGAGCAAACTTTTATGGGCTACGATGAAATGGTGCAAGAACCGACCGCTCGCACCATGTTTTTAGGCGGTGGCGTGAGCGACTGGTCGCCGCAACAGCGTGCGCATTGGGTCAGCGAGCGAGCGTTGGAGTGGTCGGACTTGCCGTATGTGAATATTCACGCCAATGTGTTTGTGGAAAACCCGATTTTTAGCTGGTTCTCGCTCGGCACGATTGTGCAAGAACGTGCGTTTGAAGTGCCGTTCAACGATGAAAAAATGGCACCCATTTCCGCCCCAGACTTAGCCGAAGCGGTGGCAAATATTATGGATAATGTAGAAGTTCATATTAGTAAATCTTATGCGTTAACGGGCGATGAACTGGTTTCAATGGCGGATTTGGCACAAATGTACAGCGACATTTTTGGCTTTGAGGTGCAATATCGCTATCTGGATAAAGACCAATGGGCGGAAAAATATCTCGGCATTTTGCGTGACAATAACCAATTACACACCGAAGCCCATTTAAAACAGTTGCTAAAATTGCTTACCAGTCCAAAATATAACAGCCACACCACCGATACCTTGGCAACATTATTAGGACACAAGCCAAAAGGCATTCGCTATGCGTTGGAAAATCTGCCACGCATTGTCGAAATTAAGCAACAATTAGCAGGGTAA
- a CDS encoding TIR domain-containing protein, whose translation MYSTPKHKVFLSFHHADEKEVRAFEKQFENVDTFVSRTVQDGDIDPNNKTETTRRIIRDKYISDSTVTIVLIGAETWKRKHVDWEIGYSLTSTSQNTRSGLIGILLPSYNGHDFFCNAEYTENHSRYTPCTIPPRLYDNIQSGYAKIYSCPFSSYDLKQWIDEAFQTRKQNNHNNNRDYFGHNRPEYQTHWTD comes from the coding sequence ATGTACTCAACACCTAAACACAAAGTCTTTCTTAGTTTCCACCATGCGGATGAGAAGGAAGTTAGAGCCTTTGAAAAACAATTTGAAAATGTAGATACGTTTGTTTCAAGGACGGTGCAGGATGGCGACATAGATCCTAATAATAAAACTGAAACAACCAGACGAATCATTCGTGATAAATATATTTCGGATTCAACAGTTACTATCGTTCTTATCGGTGCTGAAACTTGGAAGCGTAAGCACGTTGACTGGGAAATTGGCTATAGCCTAACCAGTACATCACAAAATACACGTTCAGGGCTGATTGGAATTTTGTTGCCAAGTTATAACGGTCATGATTTCTTTTGTAATGCAGAATATACCGAAAATCATAGTAGATATACTCCCTGTACTATTCCTCCACGCTTATATGACAACATCCAAAGTGGTTATGCAAAAATTTACTCTTGCCCCTTTAGTTCATATGACTTAAAGCAATGGATTGATGAAGCATTTCAAACTCGCAAACAAAATAATCATAACAACAATCGTGATTATTTTGGTCATAATAGACCTGAATATCAGACTCACTGGACTGATTAA
- a CDS encoding ATP-binding cassette domain-containing protein yields MPNHIEIIGASENNLKNINVNIPKGKLVVFAGVEGSGKSSLIRGEFAQKYPESIIIDQKPIGTSSRSTPATYSGVMEIIRKKFSDANGVGVECFSANSKGACPVCNGRGVITPDVAFADPVEIVCEECGGKNSTRLPWAICGWGKPPARCRAAKTNA; encoded by the coding sequence ATGCCAAATCACATTGAAATCATCGGGGCAAGCGAAAATAATCTGAAAAACATCAACGTAAATATTCCAAAAGGGAAATTGGTGGTCTTTGCGGGCGTGGAAGGTTCGGGTAAAAGTAGTTTGATTAGGGGCGAATTTGCACAGAAATACCCCGAATCCATCATTATTGACCAAAAACCTATTGGCACATCATCACGCTCAACCCCTGCTACTTATAGCGGTGTGATGGAGATTATTCGCAAAAAATTTAGCGATGCCAACGGCGTGGGCGTGGAATGTTTTTCCGCTAATTCCAAAGGAGCTTGCCCCGTGTGCAACGGACGCGGCGTGATTACGCCTGACGTGGCGTTTGCCGACCCCGTGGAAATCGTCTGCGAAGAATGCGGCGGCAAAAATTCAACCCGACTACCTTGGGCTATATGCGGCTGGGGCAAACCACCAGCACGATGTCGGGCGGCGAAAACCAACGCCTGA
- a CDS encoding sugar O-acetyltransferase, producing MSEKQKMLSGELYNPFLPELNDINEQAQELLYKINHLHPSQKEQKIALFQQLFQTERNDFRIELPFRCDYGINIKLGKNFFANYNCTILDGATITIGENVMFAPNVSLLGVTHPVDPKYRRRGVFSLPITIGDNVWIGANSVVMPNVKIGNNVVIGAGSVVTKDIPDNCIAVGNPCRVLRELNDDDKIYYYKDRKFSDEFHQYIEEFWANEEGR from the coding sequence ATGAGCGAAAAACAAAAAATGCTGTCTGGCGAATTGTACAATCCATTTCTGCCAGAGCTGAACGATATCAACGAGCAGGCACAGGAATTGCTGTATAAAATCAACCACTTACACCCATCACAAAAAGAACAGAAAATTGCTTTATTTCAGCAATTATTCCAAACCGAACGCAATGATTTCAGGATAGAACTGCCATTTCGTTGTGATTACGGCATTAATATCAAATTGGGTAAAAATTTTTTCGCCAATTACAACTGTACCATTTTGGACGGTGCAACCATTACCATTGGTGAGAATGTGATGTTCGCTCCGAATGTTTCATTGCTTGGCGTTACCCACCCCGTTGACCCCAAATACCGTCGCCGTGGCGTGTTTTCTCTGCCGATTACCATTGGCGATAATGTGTGGATTGGTGCAAATAGCGTAGTGATGCCGAATGTAAAAATTGGCAATAACGTGGTGATTGGTGCAGGTAGTGTAGTCACCAAAGATATTCCTGATAATTGCATTGCGGTGGGTAATCCTTGCCGAGTGCTTCGTGAACTAAATGACGATGACAAGATTTATTATTACAAAGATCGCAAATTTTCTGATGAATTTCATCAATATATTGAAGAATTTTGGGCAAATGAAGAAGGTCGTTAA
- a CDS encoding TIR domain-containing protein gives MSEIITPPLAAHFVWHPNDSEAINPIIQKFRRYLTRDIDRPFSRELNIPTFLYSSRQPSEPPANAPKNLAKSNVVFLFLSTQTLINEKWKEYVDSFANKKGIYIVPVAIDHTSLNHVSSGRLKNLNFIRAFDWPTLLHEDHGILTLSHELYRFGLNNINTDDVGKNSSIKLFLSHAKKGDTGLRHAEAIKRFLDNSNMQRFFDANEISPAFRFDEEIEKHIRQSTVVAITSDTYSSRYWCQREILCAKKERRPIVVVNSLENYEDRVFPAAANVPCVHVSAEPLQEKDILRILIAALLETIRFNHAHQLLNYYKTQGWIDKTAETFARPPEIQQLVDLLETKQKSELEQLHVCYPEPPLYKEETDWTEHFGIKISTPLWSTEEDSFPALRVGLSVSDYETDGYEQQHLDLDELKRFSQSVSRHLLARQNTLIYGGDLRDDGFTQFILEEATVLRDRLQVEKLYVENHLAWPLYTESKNTEWAGKYFGLLELKKHTIPADVIDKVKDTDSFLPHNCAENKYIWSRCLTEMRQKSIESSDARIFAGGKLQGYLGKMPGVLEEFLLANEQEKPIYLVGGLGGLVGTLCQSILEKKIAEPFSEQWQIQHNSGYVELQKIAKQLKFQANYSAIQQQIEMLDTEILAKRAGLSSGDYIRLMKTSFIDECVHLILKGLKNIKGNKDDEA, from the coding sequence ATGTCTGAAATAATTACACCACCGCTTGCCGCACATTTTGTTTGGCATCCAAATGATAGCGAAGCAATCAATCCGATTATCCAAAAATTCCGTCGTTATCTGACGCGGGATATTGATAGACCGTTTTCCCGTGAATTGAATATTCCGACATTTTTATACAGCTCTCGTCAACCCTCCGAACCGCCTGCGAATGCGCCTAAAAATCTTGCGAAGTCTAATGTTGTTTTCTTATTTCTCAGTACCCAAACGCTGATTAATGAGAAATGGAAAGAATATGTTGATTCATTTGCAAATAAAAAAGGGATATATATCGTTCCTGTTGCTATCGATCATACCAGCTTAAATCATGTTTCCTCAGGCCGTCTGAAAAATTTAAATTTCATTCGAGCATTCGATTGGCCTACATTGTTGCACGAGGATCATGGCATACTGACTTTGTCGCATGAATTATACCGTTTCGGTCTGAATAATATTAATACTGATGATGTGGGTAAGAACTCATCCATAAAACTTTTCTTAAGCCATGCAAAAAAAGGAGATACAGGATTAAGGCATGCAGAAGCAATTAAACGCTTTTTAGATAATTCCAATATGCAGCGTTTTTTTGATGCGAATGAAATTTCACCAGCATTTAGATTTGATGAAGAAATTGAAAAACATATCCGTCAATCAACAGTGGTTGCTATTACTAGCGATACCTATTCATCACGCTATTGGTGTCAGCGAGAAATCCTTTGTGCTAAAAAGGAACGTCGCCCTATTGTTGTCGTCAACAGTCTTGAAAATTATGAAGACAGGGTTTTTCCTGCCGCAGCAAATGTTCCTTGTGTGCACGTTTCTGCCGAGCCGTTACAAGAAAAAGATATTTTGCGTATTTTAATTGCTGCCTTGTTGGAAACTATTCGCTTTAATCATGCACACCAATTATTAAATTATTACAAAACACAAGGTTGGATCGATAAGACCGCAGAAACGTTTGCCCGCCCTCCCGAAATCCAACAGCTTGTAGATTTATTGGAAACAAAACAAAAATCAGAGCTTGAACAATTACATGTTTGTTACCCTGAGCCACCGTTATATAAGGAAGAAACGGATTGGACAGAACATTTCGGAATCAAGATTTCCACACCGCTTTGGTCAACGGAAGAAGATAGTTTCCCTGCTTTAAGGGTCGGATTGTCTGTTTCTGATTATGAAACGGACGGTTATGAGCAACAGCATCTAGATTTAGATGAATTAAAACGGTTTTCTCAGTCTGTATCACGTCATCTTTTAGCGCGCCAAAATACATTAATTTATGGTGGAGATTTAAGAGATGATGGATTTACTCAGTTTATTTTGGAGGAAGCGACAGTTTTAAGAGATCGGTTGCAGGTTGAAAAACTGTATGTTGAAAACCATTTGGCTTGGCCACTATATACGGAATCAAAAAACACAGAGTGGGCAGGAAAATATTTTGGCTTGCTCGAGCTAAAAAAACATACTATTCCTGCTGATGTTATTGATAAAGTAAAAGATACAGATAGCTTTCTCCCCCATAACTGTGCTGAAAATAAATATATTTGGTCTCGCTGTTTAACCGAAATGCGACAAAAATCTATTGAATCATCAGATGCGAGAATTTTTGCAGGGGGAAAACTACAAGGCTATCTAGGGAAAATGCCCGGTGTGCTAGAAGAATTTTTGTTGGCTAATGAACAAGAGAAGCCTATTTATCTTGTTGGTGGTTTAGGTGGCTTGGTAGGTACTCTCTGCCAATCCATCCTAGAGAAGAAGATAGCAGAGCCATTCAGTGAACAATGGCAAATTCAACATAATAGCGGCTATGTTGAATTGCAAAAGATTGCCAAGCAATTAAAATTTCAGGCAAATTATTCCGCTATCCAACAGCAAATTGAGATGCTAGATACTGAAATTTTAGCAAAACGTGCAGGGCTATCGTCAGGGGACTATATACGATTAATGAAAACATCATTTATTGATGAATGTGTACATTTGATATTGAAAGGTCTTAAAAATATTAAGGGGAATAAAGATGACGAAGCATAA
- a CDS encoding TIR domain-containing protein, with translation MTKHKVFISYHHENDQWAKEELLKFNEEHQIFIDGSVDTGDIDDKGMADEVIREKIRDEYLKDTTVTILLVGKETKNRKHIDWELYSSMRDGKINKKSGILVIQLPSTKPEYITAAHGYDEKKKLYPDTENWISIDSRAEYERRYPYLPERIIDNLLAKNVKISVTKWDDLDAEKLQLLIDLTFKDKESCQYDFSRQMRHNNS, from the coding sequence ATGACGAAGCATAAAGTTTTTATTAGCTATCATCATGAAAATGATCAATGGGCTAAAGAAGAACTACTAAAATTTAATGAAGAACATCAGATTTTTATCGATGGCTCAGTAGATACTGGTGATATAGATGATAAAGGTATGGCTGATGAAGTAATTAGAGAAAAAATTAGGGATGAATATCTAAAAGATACTACGGTAACAATCCTTTTAGTAGGTAAGGAAACTAAAAATCGTAAGCATATTGATTGGGAATTATATTCCAGCATGCGAGATGGGAAAATCAATAAGAAATCAGGAATTTTAGTTATACAGCTACCTTCAACGAAACCAGAATATATAACTGCTGCTCATGGATATGATGAGAAAAAGAAATTATATCCAGATACTGAAAATTGGATAAGCATTGATTCTCGAGCAGAATATGAAAGACGTTATCCATATTTACCTGAGCGTATCATTGATAATTTACTTGCAAAAAATGTAAAAATATCAGTAACTAAATGGGATGATTTAGATGCTGAAAAATTGCAGTTATTAATAGATTTAACTTTTAAAGATAAAGAATCATGCCAATACGATTTTAGTAGGCAGATGAGACATAATAATTCCTAG
- a CDS encoding ATP-binding cassette domain-containing protein: MSGGENQRLKLASELCKKGNIYILDEPSTGLHYQDIATLTALLQKMVQQGNSVIIIEHRPELIAQADWVIEMGEQGGLLGGEVVFEGRPKEMLKSNRTIMAKYIQAN, translated from the coding sequence ATGTCGGGCGGCGAAAACCAACGCCTGAAACTTGCCAGCGAACTCTGCAAAAAAGGCAATATCTACATTTTGGACGAACCGTCCACAGGCTTGCATTACCAAGACATCGCCACGCTAACCGCCCTGCTGCAAAAAATGGTGCAACAAGGCAACAGCGTCATCATCATCGAACACCGCCCCGAATTGATTGCACAGGCGGATTGGGTGATTGAAATGGGCGAACAAGGTGGATTGCTGGGGGGAGAAGTGGTTTTTGAAGGGAGACCTAAAGAAATGTTGAAAAGTAACAGAACGATAATGGCGAAATATATTCAGGCTAACTAA
- a CDS encoding toll/interleukin-1 receptor domain-containing protein, whose translation MNLFTYVFENDYLNRVPVANFIKDILNNFTTDEITNVGIWVNNNPWRFEFFTFVTMDSNFISKESFDNWLENNHSLKSILHNVFIGDLSISGNIATFVSAEDPIFTELFNSSFLFNEEYAKYISCLSPEQIEKQLTKCSQKKFEADKPQYQSVKKQIPAVFISYASDDNDLAIKVSNYLCAKEIPIWLDRNEIKEKELRDNELILKKLCSGLELCKVAIFILTNNFFQKYWTKKELEICRQLEKKIILLDNNHFADIPLYKEIISQYEYIKIDNIDKFIQIYQQV comes from the coding sequence ATGAACTTATTTACTTATGTTTTTGAAAATGATTATTTAAATAGAGTACCTGTAGCTAATTTCATCAAGGATATTTTAAATAACTTTACTACTGATGAGATAACGAATGTAGGAATCTGGGTTAATAACAATCCTTGGAGATTTGAATTCTTCACTTTTGTGACTATGGATAGTAATTTTATTAGTAAGGAATCCTTTGATAATTGGTTGGAAAATAACCATTCTTTAAAATCCATATTACATAATGTATTTATTGGTGATTTATCTATTTCAGGAAACATTGCAACGTTTGTATCTGCTGAAGATCCAATATTTACCGAACTGTTTAATTCTTCATTTTTATTCAATGAAGAATATGCTAAGTATATATCTTGTTTATCTCCTGAACAAATAGAAAAACAATTAACAAAATGCTCTCAAAAAAAATTTGAGGCTGATAAGCCACAATATCAATCAGTTAAAAAGCAAATTCCTGCTGTTTTTATCAGCTATGCTTCAGATGATAACGACCTTGCTATAAAGGTAAGTAACTATCTTTGCGCAAAAGAAATTCCCATTTGGCTAGACAGAAACGAAATTAAAGAGAAAGAGCTAAGAGATAATGAATTGATTTTAAAAAAATTATGTAGTGGATTAGAACTTTGTAAAGTAGCTATATTCATTCTAACGAATAATTTCTTTCAAAAATATTGGACAAAAAAAGAACTGGAAATATGCCGACAATTAGAAAAGAAAATTATATTGTTAGATAATAATCATTTTGCTGATATTCCATTATATAAAGAAATTATTTCTCAATATGAATATATTAAGATAGATAATATTGATAAATTCATTCAAATTTATCAACAAGTATAA
- a CDS encoding winged helix-turn-helix transcriptional regulator, protein MKTNDFDNIICPVADVLSVLGDKWVGLLLRDLMLGVARYSDLQKSSNITHATLTDRLKKLESNGLVQKQLYQTAPNRYEYHLTEQGKEMAWLLIAMAKIGTKWNLSGWETVPLRFINKVTGNPVRLTLLDEVTQQELNLEDVQPITNETA, encoded by the coding sequence ATGAAAACAAACGACTTTGATAACATTATTTGCCCTGTTGCCGATGTGCTTTCGGTGTTGGGAGACAAATGGGTGGGCTTGCTGTTGCGGGATTTAATGCTAGGCGTGGCTCGTTACAGCGATTTGCAAAAATCCAGCAATATCACCCACGCCACCCTAACCGACCGCTTGAAAAAGCTGGAAAGCAACGGTTTGGTGCAAAAACAGCTTTATCAAACTGCACCCAACCGCTACGAATATCATCTGACTGAGCAGGGCAAAGAAATGGCGTGGCTACTGATTGCTATGGCAAAAATTGGCACAAAATGGAACTTATCAGGCTGGGAAACGGTCCCGCTACGCTTTATTAACAAAGTGACTGGCAACCCTGTGCGATTGACTTTGCTGGACGAAGTCACCCAACAAGAATTGAATTTAGAAGATGTTCAGCCGATTACCAATGAAACGGCTTAG
- a CDS encoding alpha/beta hydrolase has product MKKYLIATLFIAMALSANAINYQSAHLLAPEYKQATIQANEFSKNLSGQLQALSNDPTALKQAFGQFNAQLLAKAEADPIKPSSQLTAPAQYEQPAVNLYVFEPKNKKASSPVIYFMHGGGYLIGNARQQNASLFELANSTGAVVVSVEYRLATVSPYPADIDDAYHGLTYLFDNADKLGFDKQNIILMGESAGGGLTARLALKVRDLGKYVPKGQVLIYPMLDYRTGTNQSLYPNAYAGEFMWTAEFNRIGWQILQGGQHIPNNELPYYSASLAKNLKNLPRTFIVVGSLDLFVNENLEYANRLIQAGVPTDLQVINGVPHGFFEIVPNSPQTHNYKTIRNQVIARMLNE; this is encoded by the coding sequence ATGAAAAAATATCTTATCGCGACATTATTTATTGCGATGGCATTAAGTGCCAATGCCATAAATTATCAATCAGCACATTTGCTTGCCCCTGAATACAAGCAAGCCACCATTCAAGCCAATGAATTTAGTAAAAATTTAAGCGGGCAATTACAAGCCTTGAGCAATGATCCCACCGCTTTAAAACAAGCCTTTGGGCAATTTAACGCCCAACTGCTAGCCAAAGCGGAAGCTGATCCTATTAAACCAAGCAGTCAATTAACCGCACCAGCACAGTACGAACAGCCTGCGGTGAATTTATATGTCTTTGAACCTAAAAATAAAAAAGCCAGCTCTCCAGTTATTTATTTTATGCACGGCGGCGGTTATTTGATTGGCAATGCACGGCAGCAAAATGCCAGTTTATTTGAATTAGCCAATAGCACAGGGGCGGTGGTGGTCAGTGTGGAATATCGTTTGGCAACGGTTTCGCCTTACCCTGCCGATATTGATGACGCTTATCACGGATTGACTTATCTATTTGATAATGCCGATAAATTGGGCTTTGATAAGCAGAATATTATTCTGATGGGCGAAAGTGCCGGCGGTGGCTTAACGGCACGTTTAGCGCTAAAGGTGCGAGATTTAGGTAAATATGTTCCCAAAGGTCAAGTGCTGATTTATCCAATGCTGGATTACCGCACAGGCACAAATCAATCGCTATACCCTAATGCGTATGCAGGAGAATTTATGTGGACGGCTGAATTTAACCGCATTGGCTGGCAAATATTGCAAGGTGGACAACATATTCCTAACAATGAATTACCGTATTATTCAGCCAGCCTAGCAAAAAACTTAAAAAATTTACCACGCACTTTTATAGTGGTTGGTAGTTTAGATTTGTTTGTGAACGAGAATTTAGAGTACGCCAACCGCTTGATACAAGCGGGAGTACCTACCGATTTACAAGTCATCAATGGCGTACCGCACGGATTTTTTGAAATTGTCCCAAACTCACCACAAACGCACAATTACAAAACTATTCGTAATCAGGTAATTGCCAGAATGTTAAATGAGTAA